A stretch of Blautia liquoris DNA encodes these proteins:
- a CDS encoding sugar nucleotide-binding protein codes for MKILILGASGYAGQAIAQRLGEHYEVYGTYHSQKNEGIAQNRMLQLDLGIPGSIKNILDRIRPQIIISSLGGDFQLQLAAHNDVANYLAENKAGKIIFLSTANVFDAAEENPHYESDRTDSHTDYGRFKIACEHLLQEKLNDRCVTVRIPEIWGRNCPRILKLIEDTESHTPIVTYPNLHVNYTTNIQIAEWIAYIIKEDLGGIFHIGTRDTYDYMQFQSELSMLLGLKKPVFKKELIPQKCFQAVLPGRQEIPEKLQRKVIDVLHYLEHVQK; via the coding sequence ATGAAAATTTTAATATTAGGCGCCAGTGGCTATGCCGGTCAGGCAATTGCACAACGACTGGGTGAACATTATGAAGTGTATGGAACCTATCACTCACAAAAGAATGAAGGTATTGCTCAAAATAGAATGCTTCAATTGGACCTCGGCATACCCGGTTCTATTAAAAATATACTGGATCGTATACGGCCTCAAATTATTATCTCAAGTTTGGGAGGGGATTTTCAACTACAATTAGCAGCACATAATGATGTTGCCAATTACTTGGCAGAAAATAAAGCTGGAAAAATCATTTTCCTATCTACTGCTAATGTCTTTGATGCGGCAGAGGAAAATCCTCATTATGAATCTGATAGAACTGATTCTCATACAGATTATGGTAGATTTAAAATTGCATGTGAGCATTTGCTGCAAGAGAAATTAAATGATAGATGTGTTACTGTTCGTATTCCAGAAATTTGGGGAAGAAATTGCCCTCGAATATTGAAATTGATAGAGGATACGGAAAGCCATACGCCGATTGTTACCTACCCCAATTTGCATGTTAATTATACAACAAATATTCAAATTGCAGAATGGATTGCCTATATCATCAAAGAAGATCTTGGAGGAATATTTCATATCGGAACAAGGGATACCTATGATTATATGCAATTTCAATCAGAGCTTTCTATGCTTCTCGGCTTGAAAAAACCCGTTTTTAAAAAAGAATTAATACCCCAAAAGTGTTTTCAAGCAGTGTTGCCAGGCAGACAGGAAATACCTGAGAAACTGCAAAGGAAGGTAATAGATGTGCTGCATTATCTGGAACATGTACAGAAATAG
- a CDS encoding GNAT family N-acetyltransferase yields MNHLGTKILETKRLILRPFKETDVEDMYDNWAGNDNVTRYLTWPAHASREVSKSVVDLWVSNNEDMRNYQWCIELKDNQQAIGSIGIVHMEEEIDSVEIGYCIGEEYWNRGITSEAFKEIIKFLFEEVACNRIFAQHDVHNPNSGKVMKKSGLLYEGTLLEAGKNNTGICDMAVYGITRNVYSMKKGEQRRQALE; encoded by the coding sequence ATGAATCATTTAGGTACAAAAATACTTGAAACAAAACGTCTGATATTGAGACCATTTAAAGAAACAGATGTTGAAGACATGTATGATAACTGGGCAGGCAATGATAATGTTACCCGATATCTGACGTGGCCAGCGCATGCTTCCAGAGAGGTCTCGAAATCTGTCGTGGATTTGTGGGTAAGTAATAATGAGGACATGAGAAATTATCAATGGTGTATTGAACTAAAAGACAATCAGCAAGCTATTGGCAGCATTGGAATCGTCCATATGGAGGAAGAGATAGATTCAGTAGAGATCGGATATTGTATAGGAGAAGAGTACTGGAACAGAGGAATTACAAGTGAAGCTTTCAAAGAAATTATTAAATTCCTGTTTGAAGAGGTTGCGTGTAACAGAATTTTTGCGCAACATGATGTACATAATCCAAATTCAGGGAAGGTAATGAAGAAATCAGGGCTTTTGTATGAAGGAACGTTACTAGAAGCAGGAAAAAATAATACAGGTATATGTGATATGGCCGTATATGGAATTACCAGGAACGTGTATAGTATGAAAAAGGGGGAGCAAAGAAGGCAGGCATTGGAATAA
- a CDS encoding biosynthetic peptidoglycan transglycosylase, translated as MLNSSDGNRISVSIDEIPESMQHAIVAIEDSRFYEHNGIDPQGIARAVFVAVKNRGKNMEGASTITQQLLKNNVFTNWVHEGSMERFRRKFQEQYLAVKLESSLNAKGLNAKDIILENYLNTVNFGAGAYGIQTAAQTYFGKNCADLSLSESTALAANAFTKYG; from the coding sequence ATGTTAAATTCTTCGGATGGCAACCGTATTTCGGTGTCCATCGATGAAATCCCGGAAAGTATGCAGCATGCCATTGTGGCAATTGAAGACTCCCGTTTTTATGAGCATAACGGAATTGACCCTCAGGGTATCGCACGAGCAGTTTTTGTCGCTGTAAAAAACCGCGGCAAGAATATGGAAGGTGCCAGCACGATCACACAGCAGCTGCTGAAGAACAATGTCTTTACGAATTGGGTGCATGAGGGATCCATGGAAAGATTCCGCCGGAAATTCCAGGAGCAGTATCTTGCTGTCAAGCTTGAGAGCAGCCTGAACGCCAAGGGGCTGAATGCCAAAGATATTATTCTGGAAAACTATTTGAACACAGTTAACTTTGGTGCGGGAGCCTATGGGATTCAGACGGCTGCCCAGACATATTTTGGAAAAAACTGTGCAGATTTAAGTCTGTCAGAAAGCACTGCCCTGGCAGCAAATGCCTTTACAAAATATGGGTAG
- a CDS encoding RNA-guided endonuclease TnpB family protein, with translation MNKAIKFRIYPNKEQGEQFARTFGCCRFLYNVMLEDKMKEYQKSKKRLKNTPAFYKKQYPWLKEVDSLALANVQLHLERAYQNFFRNPQSGFPKFKSKHRSRASYTTNVVNGNIKLEEGKLKLPKMSHVKLVQHRQIPKEYQLKSVTVTQEPSGKYYASLLYTYESQISEEKEAVEKMLGMDFAMSGMAVFSDGSRAEYPMYYRKSEKKLCKEQRKLSHCVKGSRNHEKQRRKVAVCHEKVKNQRKDFQHKLSRKLADSYDAVCVEDLNMKTMSRSLHFGKSVMDNGYGMFLGMLEYKLMDQGKRLVRIDRFYPSSKTCCKCGAVKKELKLSERIYECRCGNRMDRDVNAAINIREEGRKIVCA, from the coding sequence ATGAACAAAGCCATAAAATTTCGTATCTATCCAAATAAAGAGCAGGGAGAACAGTTTGCAAGAACCTTTGGATGCTGCCGGTTTCTATACAACGTGATGTTGGAAGATAAGATGAAAGAATATCAAAAAAGTAAAAAGCGGTTGAAGAATACGCCGGCTTTTTATAAAAAACAGTATCCGTGGCTGAAAGAGGTGGATTCACTGGCACTAGCCAATGTGCAGCTTCATCTGGAAAGGGCATATCAGAACTTTTTTAGAAATCCGCAGAGTGGTTTTCCAAAGTTCAAATCAAAACACAGAAGCCGTGCAAGTTATACGACGAATGTAGTAAATGGAAATATCAAACTGGAAGAAGGAAAGCTGAAGCTTCCGAAAATGTCTCATGTAAAACTGGTACAGCACCGACAGATACCGAAAGAATATCAATTGAAATCGGTGACGGTCACTCAGGAACCGTCCGGAAAATATTATGCCAGTCTTCTCTATACCTATGAGAGCCAAATAAGTGAGGAGAAAGAGGCGGTAGAAAAGATGTTGGGAATGGACTTTGCCATGAGCGGTATGGCGGTGTTTTCAGACGGAAGCCGGGCAGAGTACCCGATGTATTACCGGAAGTCAGAAAAGAAATTGTGCAAAGAGCAGAGAAAGTTGTCTCACTGTGTAAAAGGAAGCAGAAATCACGAAAAGCAGAGACGAAAAGTGGCTGTCTGTCACGAAAAGGTAAAAAATCAGAGAAAAGATTTTCAGCATAAGCTGAGCAGAAAATTGGCGGACAGTTATGATGCAGTGTGCGTAGAAGATCTGAACATGAAAACCATGAGCCGGAGTCTGCACTTTGGGAAGAGTGTTATGGATAATGGATATGGAATGTTTCTGGGAATGCTGGAATACAAGCTGATGGATCAGGGAAAGAGGCTGGTGAGAATAGATAGGTTCTATCCGTCAAGTAAGACGTGCTGTAAATGTGGAGCAGTAAAAAAAGAACTAAAATTATCGGAGCGGATATATGAGTGTCGTTGTGGAAACCGGATGGACAGGGATGTCAACGCGGCAATCAATATCCGTGAAGAGGGAAGAAAAATAGTATGTGCATAA
- a CDS encoding exonuclease SbcCD subunit D gives MRFLHIADLHIGKRVNEFSMIEDQRYILDQILAVVEREKPDGILIAGDVYDKSQPSAEAVELLDEFLTELMSYRHPVFVISGNHDSPERLGFGSQIMQKDELYIAGVFNGHLWKVTLSDEYGPVNIYMLPFVKPASVRPFYDETIETYEQAVRAVIDDSNVDRNERNILIAHQFISAGGQKPEQSDSEVFSIGGLDNIDSAVFEDFDYVALGHLHGPQRIGRDTIRYAGSPLKYSFSEARHHKSVVMIGLAEKGNVQYDLIPLKPLRDLREIQGPIEELLCVGRKDAAFSQDYIHATLTDEDEIYDAIGQIRKVYPNLMALDFDNKRSRQASDEQDAFAREAAKKSTMELFADFYKLQNHVELSAEQITIMKDIFEKAGGER, from the coding sequence ATGCGTTTTTTACATATAGCCGATCTTCATATCGGCAAACGGGTCAATGAATTCAGTATGATCGAGGATCAACGGTATATACTGGATCAGATTCTTGCGGTTGTGGAACGGGAAAAACCAGATGGAATATTAATCGCCGGGGATGTCTATGATAAGAGCCAGCCGTCGGCGGAGGCGGTGGAACTTTTGGACGAATTTCTGACGGAATTGATGTCTTACAGGCACCCGGTTTTTGTGATCAGCGGCAATCACGATTCACCGGAGCGACTCGGCTTTGGCAGTCAGATCATGCAAAAAGACGAACTATATATTGCCGGGGTATTTAACGGGCACCTTTGGAAAGTCACACTTTCCGATGAATATGGACCTGTGAATATCTATATGCTTCCCTTCGTAAAACCGGCATCTGTGAGGCCTTTTTATGATGAGACAATCGAGACGTATGAGCAGGCAGTCCGAGCAGTGATTGATGACAGCAATGTTGACAGGAATGAGCGAAATATTCTGATCGCGCACCAGTTTATAAGTGCCGGCGGTCAAAAACCGGAGCAGTCGGACTCAGAAGTATTCTCGATTGGTGGATTGGACAATATTGATTCTGCTGTCTTTGAAGATTTTGACTATGTGGCTTTGGGACATCTGCATGGCCCGCAGAGAATTGGAAGGGATACCATTCGCTATGCAGGGTCACCGCTCAAATATTCCTTTTCGGAGGCAAGGCATCACAAATCTGTGGTGATGATCGGGCTTGCTGAAAAGGGGAACGTACAGTATGATCTGATTCCGCTGAAACCGCTCCGCGATCTCCGTGAGATTCAAGGACCGATTGAGGAGCTTTTGTGTGTTGGAAGAAAGGACGCTGCGTTCTCACAGGATTATATTCATGCCACGCTTACCGATGAAGATGAGATCTACGATGCCATAGGTCAGATACGAAAAGTATATCCGAATCTGATGGCACTTGACTTTGACAACAAAAGAAGCAGGCAGGCATCGGATGAGCAGGATGCGTTTGCACGGGAAGCGGCGAAAAAGAGCACGATGGAACTTTTTGCAGATTTTTATAAACTGCAGAATCATGTAGAACTATCGGCAGAACAGATCACAATCATGAAAGATATCTTCGAGAAAGCGGGGGGAGAACGATGA
- a CDS encoding RNA polymerase factor sigma-54: MDKSNLVLTLEQRQALSIQQVESLELLGYSNQELESFLTTEYLENPMLESSDDKQSTQIQNIEQMYEKSTSYEEHYKKWADDDSNRQQDIAASNTEDLAESLLLQLNKADFSEEQWNLIPHLIRGLDEDGFFPYEPREFAEVFHTDKQTVE; encoded by the coding sequence ATGGATAAATCGAATCTAGTATTAACATTGGAACAACGGCAGGCTTTGTCCATACAACAAGTGGAATCATTGGAACTTCTGGGCTATTCAAACCAGGAGTTGGAGTCGTTTCTTACAACGGAATACCTGGAAAATCCTATGTTAGAAAGTTCCGACGATAAACAAAGCACACAGATTCAGAATATTGAGCAAATGTATGAAAAAAGCACTTCCTACGAGGAACATTATAAAAAATGGGCAGATGACGATTCGAATCGTCAACAGGATATTGCTGCCAGTAACACGGAAGATTTAGCAGAGTCCTTGCTCTTACAGCTCAATAAAGCTGATTTCAGTGAAGAACAGTGGAACCTTATTCCGCATCTGATTCGGGGATTAGATGAAGACGGTTTTTTTCCATATGAACCGAGGGAATTTGCTGAGGTATTCCATACGGATAAACAAACCGTAGAGTGA
- the tnpA gene encoding IS200/IS605 family transposase, translating into MINVNKLDNNAHSVFLLYYHLIMVVKYRRKVIDDDSSKRAEEIFSYIAPKYGITLEEWNHDKDHVHVMFRAQPKSELSKFINAYKSASSRLIKKEYPQIREKLWKEAFWSQSFCLLRAGGAPIETIRAYIESQGEKA; encoded by the coding sequence ATGATAAATGTGAATAAATTGGACAATAATGCACATTCAGTATTCCTCCTGTATTACCATCTGATTATGGTCGTAAAATACAGGAGAAAAGTGATTGATGATGATAGTTCTAAAAGGGCGGAGGAGATTTTTTCTTATATTGCACCCAAGTATGGAATTACCTTGGAAGAATGGAATCATGACAAAGATCATGTTCATGTGATGTTCCGGGCTCAGCCGAAAAGCGAACTCAGCAAATTTATCAATGCCTATAAGAGTGCAAGCAGTCGGTTAATTAAGAAAGAATATCCACAGATTCGAGAGAAACTTTGGAAAGAAGCATTCTGGAGCCAGAGTTTTTGTCTGCTCCGTGCAGGAGGAGCACCAATCGAAACCATACGGGCTTATATTGAAAGTCAGGGTGAAAAAGCATGA
- a CDS encoding alpha/beta fold hydrolase — MHYIFIHGLGQNSTTWDKTTSLLSLDDTIDCPDLWKILNGQDATYTNLYHSFVTYCESLPGRLHICGLSLGAIIALNYAIEFPNRIQSMVLVGAQYKVPKNLMKFQNFIFKVMPEKSFIKMGMPKKNILALTNSMIDLDFSLNLKDVSCPTLLVCGKNDNANIRATNDLGNRIQNAEMKIIEDVGHEINTEAPQKLADVLNSFWKREK; from the coding sequence ATGCATTATATTTTCATTCATGGACTTGGACAAAATTCAACAACTTGGGATAAAACGACTTCCCTGCTATCGTTAGACGATACGATTGACTGCCCGGATTTATGGAAAATATTAAACGGACAAGATGCAACCTATACAAATTTATACCATTCTTTTGTAACTTATTGTGAGAGTCTGCCGGGCAGATTACATATATGCGGACTTTCTCTAGGTGCAATTATTGCACTGAATTACGCAATAGAATTTCCAAATCGAATACAGTCCATGGTATTAGTTGGTGCGCAATATAAGGTCCCCAAAAACTTGATGAAATTTCAGAATTTTATTTTTAAGGTTATGCCTGAAAAATCATTTATAAAGATGGGTATGCCAAAAAAGAACATACTTGCATTAACGAATTCAATGATAGATTTAGATTTCAGCTTGAATTTAAAAGATGTCTCATGTCCCACTTTGCTTGTATGTGGGAAAAATGACAATGCCAATATAAGGGCTACGAATGATTTAGGCAATCGTATTCAAAATGCAGAGATGAAAATTATAGAAGATGTAGGACATGAAATTAATACAGAAGCGCCCCAAAAATTAGCAGACGTTCTTAATTCGTTTTGGAAAAGAGAAAAATAA
- a CDS encoding helix-turn-helix domain-containing protein encodes MELQIGRIIRERRKHLNLTQENLAIAVGVSVPAVSKWESGSSYPDITLLLPIACTLNLTVDELLDNPGSLSVEEVPKLGEKAKRYFEQGDYLNGISFCQKEITENPHCLLLQYHFAAILINYLSVLDGSEYTLALQTAIAWLENATQIQEPVEIKLASYYYLGQMYLNTEEYEKAEEALKKLPNDIGLDFASSIALLFIQKKEYDKAEQFCQEKLYIDVNYACSNLAFLADGAYKTGDYEKSYDLSSKEVELLDLFKINSDKTIYALWQMALCANLLADEVRTSQCLNQMMNRIDALSDSPITGNALFEKVKAPTQVVSAEMSKYIVKDNLKAMIINNDLMDVQAFSQIQKRL; translated from the coding sequence ATGGAATTACAAATTGGAAGAATCATTCGAGAGCGCCGGAAACACCTCAATCTTACCCAAGAAAATTTAGCAATTGCCGTTGGGGTATCTGTGCCAGCAGTTTCAAAGTGGGAAAGCGGTAGTTCTTACCCGGACATTACACTGTTACTTCCTATTGCATGCACGCTTAATCTGACCGTAGACGAGTTGCTGGACAATCCCGGAAGTTTGTCTGTTGAAGAAGTGCCAAAACTCGGAGAAAAAGCAAAAAGATATTTTGAACAAGGTGATTATTTGAACGGAATATCGTTCTGTCAAAAAGAAATAACCGAAAATCCTCACTGCCTACTCTTGCAGTATCATTTTGCGGCAATACTGATAAACTATCTGTCTGTCTTGGATGGTAGTGAATATACCTTGGCCTTACAAACTGCTATTGCATGGCTGGAAAATGCGACCCAAATTCAAGAACCTGTTGAAATCAAACTGGCATCCTATTACTATTTAGGGCAAATGTATCTTAATACGGAAGAATATGAAAAGGCAGAGGAGGCCCTAAAAAAATTACCAAATGATATAGGTTTGGATTTTGCCAGTAGTATTGCATTACTTTTTATTCAAAAAAAGGAATACGATAAAGCAGAACAGTTTTGTCAAGAAAAACTCTACATTGATGTCAACTATGCGTGTTCAAATTTAGCGTTTTTAGCTGATGGGGCATATAAGACTGGGGATTATGAGAAGTCTTATGATCTATCTTCGAAAGAGGTGGAATTGTTAGACCTGTTTAAAATCAATTCCGATAAGACAATTTATGCTCTATGGCAAATGGCGTTATGTGCTAATTTGCTGGCCGATGAAGTCAGAACATCCCAATGTCTAAATCAAATGATGAATAGGATAGATGCGTTATCAGACTCGCCCATTACAGGAAACGCACTTTTTGAAAAAGTAAAAGCCCCAACGCAAGTAGTTTCAGCGGAAATGTCCAAGTATATTGTAAAGGATAATCTCAAAGCAATGATAATTAACAATGACCTTATGGATGTCCAAGCGTTTTCGCAAATACAAAAGCGCTTATGA